Proteins found in one Actinokineospora alba genomic segment:
- a CDS encoding septum formation family protein, with protein sequence MAGAFAGALILLCSSILFSWPVEAGRNDPVAVAQEERRKAFDSPAGSCLQWTPPEGADMRRVDCAQAHLFEVTSNVDISGEYPENAPPPDTEKWQAIAVAKCTPGAVTYLGGNLDPFGKFSVNALKPTNEQWDEGDRKVRCGLQSAAPSGALLTTVGSAARQDQSKIHEPGTCLALVGQEIGDPVACDQAHAFEIVGNVDLGAAFPADYPAVEAQTERASDLCAAVTTAYTGGADLAKKGLTPYPDTLRPESWAAGSRKVDCRVGAKLPDGSGLAPVTGSVRAVPATTPPASQPPASQPPPGAPTPSGG encoded by the coding sequence ATGGCCGGTGCCTTCGCCGGTGCGCTGATTTTGCTGTGCTCGAGCATCCTCTTCTCGTGGCCGGTCGAGGCCGGCCGCAACGACCCGGTGGCCGTCGCCCAGGAGGAGCGCCGCAAGGCTTTCGACTCCCCCGCGGGCAGCTGCCTGCAGTGGACGCCGCCGGAGGGCGCGGACATGCGCCGGGTCGATTGCGCCCAGGCCCACCTCTTCGAGGTCACCAGCAATGTCGACATCTCCGGCGAGTACCCGGAGAACGCCCCGCCGCCGGACACGGAGAAGTGGCAGGCGATCGCCGTCGCCAAGTGCACACCGGGCGCGGTCACCTACCTCGGCGGCAACCTCGACCCGTTCGGCAAGTTCAGCGTCAACGCGCTCAAGCCGACCAACGAGCAGTGGGACGAGGGTGACCGCAAGGTCCGCTGCGGCCTGCAGAGCGCGGCCCCGTCCGGCGCGCTGCTCACGACGGTGGGGTCGGCGGCCCGCCAGGACCAGTCCAAGATCCACGAGCCGGGCACCTGCCTGGCCCTGGTCGGCCAGGAGATCGGCGACCCGGTCGCCTGCGACCAGGCGCACGCCTTCGAGATCGTCGGCAACGTCGACCTGGGCGCCGCGTTCCCCGCCGACTACCCGGCCGTCGAGGCCCAGACCGAGCGGGCCAGCGACCTGTGCGCGGCCGTCACCACGGCGTACACCGGCGGCGCCGACCTCGCGAAGAAGGGCCTCACCCCGTACCCGGACACGCTGCGCCCGGAGAGCTGGGCCGCGGGGTCACGCAAGGTCGACTGCCGGGTCGGCGCGAAGCTGCCCGACGGCAGCGGTCTGGCGCCGGTCACCGGCAGCGTCCGCGCGGTGCCCGCCACCACGCCAC
- a CDS encoding glutathionylspermidine synthase family protein: protein MRRERSQPRPDWRQKIESQGLVFGTPARNGVGGARPYWDESVHYVFGLDDVLSIEADVELLHSMCQDAVEHVVLTERYRDFGLPEWVWPHIAESWKRHDPHVYGRFDLRYDGKGPAKLLEYNADTPTSLLEAAVVQWYWKTDVFPEDDQWNSIHEKLVERWAEIADKLPSKEVHFTWSQADPSGEDHITTAYLQETAAEAGLDTIGLAIEEIGWDAELGRFVDLADVSMKSVMKLYPWEWVVDEEFGKRVVESLPGTLWVEPLWKMLLSNKAILAVLWEMYPGHPNLLPAFLDDPGLLTEYVRKPKLGREGANIQIVAPGYETQTTGVYGQEGFVYQAFDPLPEFDGYRPALGAWIVGDHSAGLGIRETAGLVTDDGAAFVPHRIPQS from the coding sequence GTGCGTCGTGAGCGCTCACAGCCACGCCCGGACTGGCGGCAGAAGATCGAGTCGCAGGGGCTGGTGTTCGGCACGCCCGCGCGCAACGGCGTCGGCGGCGCCCGGCCTTACTGGGACGAGTCCGTGCACTACGTGTTCGGGCTCGACGACGTCCTGTCGATCGAAGCCGACGTCGAGCTGCTGCACTCCATGTGCCAGGACGCCGTCGAGCACGTCGTGCTGACCGAGCGGTACCGCGACTTCGGCCTGCCCGAGTGGGTGTGGCCGCACATCGCGGAGTCGTGGAAGCGGCACGACCCGCACGTCTACGGCCGGTTCGACCTGCGCTACGACGGCAAGGGCCCGGCGAAGCTGCTCGAGTACAACGCCGACACCCCGACCTCGCTGCTCGAGGCCGCCGTCGTGCAGTGGTACTGGAAGACCGACGTCTTCCCCGAGGACGACCAGTGGAACTCCATCCACGAGAAGCTGGTCGAGCGGTGGGCGGAGATCGCCGACAAGCTCCCGTCGAAGGAAGTGCACTTCACCTGGTCGCAGGCCGACCCCAGCGGTGAGGACCACATCACCACGGCCTACCTGCAGGAAACCGCTGCCGAGGCGGGCCTGGACACCATCGGGCTGGCCATCGAGGAGATCGGCTGGGACGCCGAGCTGGGTCGGTTCGTCGACCTCGCCGACGTGTCGATGAAGTCGGTGATGAAGCTCTACCCGTGGGAATGGGTCGTCGACGAGGAGTTCGGCAAGCGTGTCGTCGAGTCGCTGCCCGGCACCCTGTGGGTCGAGCCGCTCTGGAAGATGCTCCTGTCGAACAAGGCGATCCTGGCGGTGCTCTGGGAGATGTACCCGGGCCACCCCAACCTGCTCCCGGCGTTCCTCGACGACCCGGGACTGCTGACCGAGTACGTGCGCAAGCCCAAGCTCGGCCGCGAAGGCGCCAACATCCAGATCGTGGCGCCGGGCTATGAGACCCAGACGACCGGCGTATACGGCCAAGAAGGCTTCGTCTACCAGGCGTTCGACCCGCTGCCCGAGTTCGACGGCTACCGTCCCGCGCTCGGCGCGTGGATCGTCGGCGACCACTCGGCCGGGCTCGGCATCCGCGAGACCGCGGGCCTGGTGACCGACGACGGCGCGGCGTTCGTCCCCCACCGGATTCCGCAGTCATGA
- a CDS encoding DUF350 domain-containing protein, translating to MQAHGGRVTSQLAATTLALPAGFGADLGKGIGAIALYAIVGLVLMLIGFYAIDWTTPGKLSELVRLGRPNAVIVTASGMVSMALIIVVAIFFSASDLTAGLITSVVYGLIGIVVQVLAVRTLEWVTKLDVGNTIESERFAPASVVVAAVHIALGLIVAVAIS from the coding sequence ATGCAAGCCCATGGAGGACGTGTGACCAGTCAACTCGCCGCAACCACGCTGGCTTTGCCCGCCGGATTCGGCGCCGACCTCGGCAAAGGCATCGGCGCCATCGCGCTGTACGCCATCGTCGGCCTGGTCCTGATGCTGATCGGCTTCTACGCGATCGACTGGACCACCCCCGGCAAGCTGTCCGAACTGGTCCGCCTCGGCAGGCCGAACGCGGTCATCGTGACCGCGTCCGGGATGGTCAGCATGGCGCTGATCATCGTCGTGGCGATCTTCTTCTCGGCCAGCGACCTGACCGCGGGGTTGATCACCTCGGTGGTCTACGGCCTGATCGGCATCGTCGTGCAGGTGCTCGCCGTGCGGACCCTGGAGTGGGTCACGAAGCTCGACGTCGGCAACACGATCGAGTCCGAGCGCTTCGCCCCGGCCAGCGTCGTCGTCGCCGCGGTACACATCGCGCTGGGCCTGATTGTCGCCGTCGCGATTTCCTAA
- the serS gene encoding serine--tRNA ligase — translation MIDLKVLREDPETVRASQRARGEDPAVVDSLLAADERRRSAISRADNLRAEQKTFGKQVGKARGEERDALLAKGKELSNEVKAAEAEQGDAEATFADLHRAIPNLVHPAAPVGGEDDYTVLETVGEPRHFDFEPLDHLDLGMRLGALDMERGAKVSGSRFYFLTGIGAQLQLAMLNMAAAQATAAGFTLMIPPVLVRPEIMAGTGFLGSHASEVYRLRDEDLYLVGTSEVALAGYHADEIIDLTKGPKRYAGWSSCFRREAGSYGKDTRGIIRVHQFDKIEMFSYCRPEEAEAEHQRLLDWEKEMLAKIEVPYRIIDTATGDLGSSAHRKFDSEAWVPTQQAYRELTSTSNCTTFQARRLNVRYRDENGKPQTAATLNGTLATTRWIVAILENHQQADGSVVVPEALRPFLGLEVLKPIS, via the coding sequence GTGATTGACCTCAAGGTTCTGCGCGAAGACCCGGAGACCGTGCGCGCCTCGCAGCGCGCCCGCGGCGAGGACCCCGCCGTCGTCGACAGCCTGCTGGCGGCCGATGAACGCAGGCGGTCCGCCATCTCCCGCGCCGACAACCTGCGCGCCGAACAGAAGACCTTCGGCAAGCAGGTGGGCAAGGCCCGCGGCGAGGAGCGCGACGCGCTACTGGCCAAGGGCAAGGAGCTGTCCAACGAGGTCAAGGCCGCCGAGGCCGAACAGGGCGACGCGGAGGCCACCTTCGCCGACCTGCACCGCGCGATCCCGAACCTGGTCCACCCGGCCGCACCGGTGGGTGGTGAGGACGACTACACCGTCCTGGAGACCGTCGGCGAGCCCCGCCACTTCGACTTCGAGCCCCTCGACCACCTCGACCTCGGGATGCGCCTAGGCGCCCTCGACATGGAACGCGGCGCGAAGGTGTCCGGCTCGCGTTTCTACTTCCTGACCGGCATCGGCGCACAGTTGCAGCTGGCCATGCTGAACATGGCCGCCGCCCAGGCCACCGCGGCGGGCTTCACCCTGATGATCCCGCCGGTCCTGGTACGCCCGGAGATCATGGCCGGCACCGGCTTCCTCGGCTCCCACGCCAGCGAGGTCTACCGCCTGCGCGACGAAGACCTGTACCTGGTCGGCACGTCCGAGGTCGCGCTGGCGGGCTACCACGCCGACGAGATCATCGACCTGACCAAGGGCCCGAAGCGCTACGCGGGTTGGTCCTCCTGCTTCCGCCGCGAAGCCGGTTCCTATGGCAAGGACACCCGCGGCATCATCCGCGTCCATCAGTTCGACAAGATCGAGATGTTCTCCTACTGCAGGCCCGAGGAAGCCGAGGCCGAACACCAGCGTCTGCTGGACTGGGAGAAGGAGATGCTGGCCAAGATCGAGGTGCCGTACCGCATCATCGACACGGCCACCGGCGACCTGGGCAGCAGCGCCCACCGCAAGTTCGACTCGGAGGCCTGGGTCCCCACCCAGCAGGCGTACCGCGAGTTGACGTCGACCTCGAACTGCACCACGTTCCAGGCCCGCCGGCTGAACGTGCGCTACCGGGACGAGAACGGCAAGCCCCAGACGGCGGCCACGCTGAACGGAACGCTGGCCACGACCCGCTGGATCGTGGCGATTCTGGAGAACCACCAGCAGGCGGATGGGTCAGTGGTGGTCCCGGAGGCGCTTCGACCGTTCTTGGGACTTGAGGTCCTCAAGCCGATCAGCTGA
- a CDS encoding SdrD B-like domain-containing protein: MSKNTKLVLRATTVAMITAAVAPVLLTGTAAAQAPTTEFGGTVWFDRDSDGAVDEGEPGRAGAVVKAKGAGGEFTALTAADGKYRFRGIPLGAYEISHSDPTFANTTPTSFKIVLSPATTATPALFGIRGATICGTVWRDANEDGLRQAGEPVIPNSAVGLESDGSNYQNSGVDGKYCLTDIAAGHQVLGANDRAYFTPSEGWTQQGGDSKFGFTTGRTDPITVQAGETITGIDAGYRVARMDMRTSQLLMIWGGTTYDMKSPDFAPSIQVGDEFTIVGGVYPDGNLAEQLRAKLTLPAGLKLMETFGGMPSTIQGQSVAGGFEGRRHPGAIEFIGVTVRVESAFQAADVRLEVDKGVYADPNLANNILTASIAAIEAETRPTTPAAAAIPANTTKTTVTASLAETGANPLSTVGTGVALIAAGAGALWFTRRRASLDG, encoded by the coding sequence ATGTCGAAGAACACCAAGCTCGTATTGCGCGCCACCACGGTCGCCATGATCACCGCCGCCGTCGCCCCCGTGCTGCTTACGGGCACGGCGGCCGCACAGGCTCCCACCACCGAGTTCGGCGGCACCGTGTGGTTCGACCGGGACAGCGACGGAGCTGTCGACGAAGGCGAGCCGGGCCGGGCGGGCGCGGTGGTGAAAGCGAAGGGCGCGGGCGGCGAATTCACCGCGCTGACCGCCGCCGACGGCAAGTACCGGTTCCGCGGCATTCCGTTGGGTGCCTACGAGATCAGCCACTCCGACCCCACGTTCGCCAACACCACGCCGACGTCATTCAAGATCGTCTTGTCGCCCGCCACGACCGCCACCCCAGCCCTGTTCGGCATCCGGGGCGCCACGATCTGCGGCACCGTCTGGCGCGACGCGAATGAGGACGGCCTGCGCCAGGCGGGCGAACCGGTGATCCCGAACAGCGCAGTCGGCCTGGAGTCCGACGGCTCGAACTACCAGAACTCCGGTGTCGACGGAAAGTACTGCCTCACCGACATCGCCGCGGGCCACCAGGTCCTGGGCGCGAACGACCGCGCCTATTTCACCCCCAGCGAAGGCTGGACGCAACAGGGCGGCGACTCCAAGTTCGGCTTCACCACCGGCCGCACCGACCCGATCACCGTCCAAGCGGGCGAGACCATCACCGGCATCGACGCGGGCTACCGCGTCGCCCGGATGGACATGCGCACCTCACAACTACTGATGATCTGGGGCGGCACGACGTATGACATGAAGTCCCCGGACTTCGCCCCAAGCATCCAGGTCGGCGACGAATTCACCATCGTCGGCGGCGTTTACCCGGACGGCAACCTCGCGGAACAACTCCGGGCGAAGCTGACCCTCCCGGCAGGCCTCAAGCTGATGGAGACCTTCGGCGGCATGCCGTCGACCATCCAGGGCCAGTCGGTCGCGGGCGGTTTCGAGGGCCGCAGGCACCCCGGCGCGATCGAGTTCATCGGCGTCACGGTTCGCGTCGAGAGCGCTTTTCAGGCAGCTGACGTGCGGCTTGAGGTCGACAAGGGTGTCTACGCCGATCCCAACTTGGCCAACAACATCCTGACCGCATCCATCGCCGCCATCGAGGCCGAAACCCGCCCGACCACCCCGGCGGCGGCAGCCATCCCGGCGAACACGACCAAGACCACCGTCACCGCATCCTTGGCCGAAACAGGTGCGAACCCCCTGTCCACGGTGGGCACGGGCGTCGCACTGATCGCGGCTGGCGCAGGCGCGTTGTGGTTCACCCGCCGTCGGGCAAGCCTCGATGGCTGA
- a CDS encoding methyltransferase domain-containing protein — protein sequence MIYVNEASEPLKESPLSRLPVRRPVDRYTYVVEQCRGQRVLDLGAYDETEVDREQHASWRWLHAEIAGVAKEVLGVDASPKLKDTGGVETSCGTTIRYGTVENLDAILEEFRPDIIVAGELIEHTQDTLGWLSRIAALHPGIRLVATTPNTTSLINMLMTLFSRENAHPDHIQVYSFRTLATLASRVPVNDMKIVPYYYDPHLFYSRLPRFMAPLVTAIHVLFLKPMQFLFPLSAFGLILDGVLGDASGEQAKDA from the coding sequence ATGATCTACGTCAACGAGGCGAGCGAACCCCTCAAAGAGAGCCCGTTGTCGCGCCTGCCCGTAAGGCGTCCGGTGGACCGGTACACCTACGTGGTGGAGCAGTGCCGGGGGCAGCGGGTCCTGGATCTCGGTGCGTACGACGAGACCGAGGTGGACCGCGAACAGCACGCGTCATGGCGGTGGCTGCACGCGGAGATCGCTGGTGTGGCCAAGGAAGTGCTGGGGGTCGACGCGTCACCCAAGCTGAAAGACACCGGGGGCGTCGAGACGTCGTGCGGTACGACGATCCGCTACGGCACAGTCGAGAACCTCGACGCCATTCTCGAGGAGTTCCGGCCCGACATCATCGTTGCCGGCGAGCTCATCGAGCACACCCAGGACACCCTGGGGTGGCTTAGCCGGATTGCGGCGCTACATCCGGGCATCCGACTTGTGGCCACGACACCCAATACGACATCCCTGATCAACATGCTGATGACACTGTTCAGCCGCGAGAACGCACACCCTGATCACATCCAGGTTTACTCATTTCGGACTTTGGCCACGCTTGCCAGCCGCGTGCCAGTGAATGATATGAAGATCGTGCCGTATTACTACGATCCGCATCTCTTCTACAGCAGGCTGCCTCGTTTCATGGCCCCGCTGGTGACCGCGATACACGTGTTGTTCCTCAAACCCATGCAGTTCCTGTTCCCCCTCAGTGCGTTCGGCCTGATCCTTGACGGCGTCCTCGGCGACGCCTCGGGCGAGCAGGCGAAGGACGCGTAG
- the lhgO gene encoding L-2-hydroxyglutarate oxidase encodes MRHVLVVGGGILGLATARELVGRDHLVTLLEKEATWAAHQTGHNSNVVHAGLYYAPGSFKARMSVAGNRSMVEFARAHGVPVDVCGKLVVATDQSELPALAVLAERAAANGVPAKVISAAHAREYEPEVSCVAALRVESTGVIDFHRVCLALVELLTDAGADLRLRTPVLGIRPGRRGGVEVATGSEVLRADALVNCAGLHCDRIARMAGLEPQAKIVPFRGEYYELRPDRAHLVRGLIYPVPDASLPFLGVHLTRMLDGTVHAGPNAVLALRREGYRWRDLSPSDLAETARFPGTWRLAKKYAYPIGLEEVRRSLSKRRFAASLAKLVPAVGEADIVRSGSGVRAQALLPDGSLVQDFLIETAPNQVHVLNAPSPAATCALEIAKHVADEVWASTD; translated from the coding sequence GTGCGACATGTACTGGTGGTTGGCGGCGGCATCCTCGGACTCGCGACGGCGCGCGAACTTGTAGGGCGCGACCACCTCGTCACGCTGCTGGAAAAAGAGGCAACCTGGGCGGCCCACCAGACCGGACACAACTCAAATGTCGTGCACGCCGGGCTGTACTACGCGCCCGGCTCGTTCAAGGCACGGATGTCCGTGGCGGGTAACAGATCGATGGTCGAATTCGCCCGCGCACACGGGGTCCCAGTCGATGTGTGCGGCAAGCTCGTGGTGGCCACCGACCAAAGTGAACTCCCCGCTCTGGCCGTGCTGGCCGAACGAGCCGCCGCCAACGGCGTTCCGGCCAAGGTGATCTCCGCCGCGCACGCGCGGGAGTACGAGCCTGAAGTGTCGTGCGTGGCGGCATTGCGGGTGGAAAGCACGGGCGTCATCGACTTCCACAGGGTGTGCCTTGCCCTGGTCGAGCTGCTCACCGACGCCGGAGCCGACCTTCGGCTGCGCACCCCGGTTCTCGGCATCCGACCCGGCCGCCGTGGCGGCGTGGAGGTTGCCACGGGAAGTGAGGTGCTGCGGGCGGACGCACTGGTCAACTGCGCCGGACTGCACTGCGACCGCATCGCCCGGATGGCAGGGCTGGAGCCCCAGGCGAAGATCGTCCCATTCCGCGGTGAGTACTACGAACTACGGCCCGACCGGGCGCACTTGGTCCGCGGGTTGATCTACCCCGTCCCGGACGCATCACTGCCGTTCCTAGGCGTGCATCTGACCCGCATGCTCGACGGCACCGTGCACGCAGGCCCCAACGCCGTCCTCGCCCTGCGCCGCGAGGGGTACCGCTGGCGAGATTTGTCCCCATCCGACTTGGCCGAGACCGCCCGCTTCCCAGGGACCTGGCGACTGGCGAAGAAGTACGCCTATCCGATCGGACTCGAGGAGGTTCGCCGGTCATTGTCCAAGCGGCGCTTCGCCGCGAGCCTGGCCAAGCTCGTCCCCGCTGTGGGGGAGGCGGACATCGTGCGCTCGGGGTCCGGCGTCCGGGCACAGGCCCTGCTGCCCGACGGATCCCTGGTCCAGGACTTCCTGATCGAGACCGCGCCGAACCAGGTGCACGTCCTCAACGCCCCGTCACCTGCCGCGACCTGCGCGTTGGAGATCGCCAAACACGTCGCGGACGAGGTGTGGGCCTCGACTGATTGA
- a CDS encoding lipopolysaccharide biosynthesis protein yields the protein MNAAVASLRERIGPAVLMGAGVVVVGIAGYVFIALAGHAFSTADAAALVSFYLIVSIIGPGVFVGLEQETSRSTSAWLAGGRSFRIVARNAVVVGGGLLAVVTVVLAAIGPLLTDEALSGQWGLFVAILITVAASTVMYLVRGLLGGMQRFGGYAATLVVEGITRLLLCVAIVVAGNPDATFYAISIGLGTVLAVVAGLPWLRKPHAGAVTDLAEISDGAGVRAMTRRLVLMVAAAFGFHLVGNLAPIVVTAKLGAADTPTAAAFASAFVLVRVPVLLFAVVQAMLLPALTKAATIGDFVTVRSTLGKFLAAVAAIGVPTVALAFLVGPQTVELFFGAQVRLPNGVVGLLAIGTVLILITQVLMPALLALGKNRIVTVAWALGAVVLVGSLSLPFSPMEAGAWAHLAGCGTAALTMAASLVNAVRVRADSWPDRR from the coding sequence GTGAACGCAGCTGTTGCGAGCCTTCGGGAGCGGATCGGCCCCGCCGTCCTGATGGGCGCGGGCGTAGTCGTGGTCGGCATCGCGGGCTACGTCTTTATCGCGCTGGCAGGCCACGCCTTCTCCACAGCGGACGCCGCGGCGCTCGTCAGCTTCTACCTCATCGTGAGCATCATCGGGCCCGGCGTGTTCGTCGGTCTGGAACAGGAGACGAGCCGTTCGACCAGCGCGTGGCTGGCAGGCGGCCGTTCGTTCCGCATCGTCGCGCGCAATGCCGTCGTGGTCGGCGGCGGGTTGCTGGCGGTAGTGACCGTAGTGCTCGCCGCTATCGGCCCCCTGCTGACCGATGAGGCTCTTTCAGGCCAGTGGGGGCTGTTCGTCGCGATCCTCATCACGGTGGCCGCGTCCACGGTGATGTATCTCGTCCGGGGATTGCTGGGCGGGATGCAGCGGTTCGGGGGATACGCGGCAACCCTGGTCGTCGAGGGGATCACCCGGCTTCTGCTGTGCGTGGCCATCGTGGTCGCGGGCAATCCCGACGCGACTTTCTACGCGATTTCCATCGGACTGGGCACCGTTCTCGCGGTAGTCGCGGGACTGCCTTGGCTGCGCAAGCCGCACGCGGGGGCGGTCACTGATCTCGCGGAGATCAGTGACGGAGCGGGCGTTCGCGCCATGACGCGCAGGCTGGTCCTGATGGTGGCCGCGGCCTTCGGATTCCATTTGGTGGGCAATCTCGCGCCGATCGTGGTGACGGCCAAGCTCGGGGCCGCTGACACCCCCACGGCTGCGGCATTCGCGTCGGCGTTCGTCCTGGTCCGTGTCCCCGTGCTGCTCTTCGCGGTCGTTCAGGCCATGCTGCTGCCCGCTCTGACAAAAGCGGCGACTATCGGTGACTTCGTGACCGTCCGGTCGACACTGGGCAAGTTCCTCGCCGCCGTGGCGGCTATCGGGGTACCCACGGTCGCCCTGGCGTTTCTCGTGGGCCCGCAAACGGTCGAACTGTTCTTCGGCGCGCAGGTCCGGCTGCCCAACGGCGTGGTCGGCCTACTCGCGATCGGCACGGTCCTTATCCTGATCACCCAAGTGCTCATGCCTGCCCTGCTCGCGCTCGGCAAGAACCGGATCGTCACGGTCGCTTGGGCGCTGGGTGCCGTCGTACTTGTCGGGTCGCTCTCCCTGCCGTTCTCGCCCATGGAAGCGGGCGCGTGGGCGCATCTGGCTGGGTGCGGCACAGCCGCGCTGACCATGGCAGCGAGCCTGGTCAACGCTGTCCGCGTGCGAGCGGACAGTTGGCCTGACCGCCGTTGA